One stretch of Castor canadensis chromosome 14, mCasCan1.hap1v2, whole genome shotgun sequence DNA includes these proteins:
- the Adamtsl5 gene encoding ADAMTS-like protein 5 isoform X1 produces MEELRPGEAERLVFGHTGRSPLFQNLLLLLWTLLSCGLGVTAQGPGEWTPWGSWTRCSSSCGRGVSVRSRHCIRFPGEELCWGDSHEYRLCQLPDCPPEAMPFRDLQCALYNGRPVLGTQKTYQWVPFHGAPNQCDLNCLAEGHAFYHSFGRVLDGTPCSPGAQGLCVAGRCLKAGCDGVLGSGVLEDRCGLCGGANDSCLFVQRVFRDAGAFAGYWNVTLIPVGARHIRVAQRSRNHLALMGGDGRYVLNGNWAVSPPGTYEAAGTHVVYTRASGPEETLQAAGPTSQDLLLQVLLQEPNPGVQFEFWLPQERYGPFQAQAQALGWPLRQPQPREVEPQSPESPAGPARVPTLAPDPCPPCPDTRGRAHRLLHYCGSDFVFQAHVLGRHRQAQETRYEVRILLIYKNRSPLRTREYVWAPGHCPCPPLAPHQEYLLAAQRLVSPDGTRDRLLLPHAGYARPWSPAEDSRARLAAQRCPV; encoded by the exons ATGGAGGAATTAAGGCCGGGGGAAGCAGAGAGGCTGGTCTTTGGCCACACAGGAAG GTCCCCCCTCTTCCAGAACCTTCTGCTCTTGCTGTGGACCCTCCTGAGCTGTGGTTTGGGCGTCACTGCTCAG GGGCCGGGGGAGTGGACGCCGTGGGGGTCCTGGACCCGCTGTTCCAGCTCCTGCGGACGGGGCGTCTCTGTGCGCAGCCGGCACTGTATCCG GTTTCCGGGGGAAGAACTGTGCTGGGGGGACAGCCATGAGTACCGCCTGTGCCAGCTGCCG GACTGTCCTCCAGAGGCCATGCCCTTCCGAGACCTACAGTGTGCTCTCTACAATGGCCGCCCTGTCCTGGGCACCCAGAAGACCTACCAATGGGTGCCTTTCCACGGGG CGCCCAACCAGTGCGACCTCAACTGCCTGGCCGAGGGGCACGCTTTCTACCACAGCTTCGGCCGCGTCCTGGACGGTACCCCCTGCAGCCCCGGTGCCCAGGGCCTGTGTGTGGCTGGCCGCTGCCTT AAGGCCGGCTGTGATGGGGTGCTGGGCTCGGGCGTCCTCGAGGATCGCTGCGGCCTCTGCGGCGGCGCTAACGACTCGTGCCTCTTCGTGCAGCGCGTGTTCCGCGACGCTG GTGCATTCGCCGGCTACTGGAACGTGACCCTGATCCCTGTGGGCGCCAGACACATCCGTGTAGCCCAGCGGAGCCGCAACCACCTGG CGTTGATGGGGGGCGATGGGCGCTACGTGCTCAACGGGAACTGGGCGGTCAGCCCGCCCGGCACCTACGAGGCTGCAGGCACCCACGTGGTCTACACCCGTGCTTCGGGGCCAGAGGAGACGCTGCAGGCAGCCGGGCCCACCTCTCAAGACCTGCTCCTGCAG GTCCTCCTGCAGGAGCCCAACCCTGGTGTGCAGTTTGAGTTCTGGCTTCCTCAGGAGCGCTACGGCCCCTTTCAGGCTCAGGCACAGGCCTTGGGCTGGCCCTTGCGTCAGCCTCAGCCCCGAGAAGTGGAACCTCAGTCCCCTGAGTCCCCTGCAGGCCCTGCACGGGTCCCAACCCTGGCCCCAG ATCCCTGCCCACCCTGTCCTGACACCAGAGGTCGGGCCCACCGGCTACTTCACTATTGCGGCAGTGACTTCG TGTTCCAGGCCCATGTGTTGGGCCGCCACCGTCAGGCCCAGGAGACGCGCTATGAGGTACGCATCCTGCTGATTTACAAGAACCGCTCGCCACTTCGGACTCGAGAGTACGTGTGGGCACCGGGCCACTGCCCCTGCCCACCACTGGCCCCCCATCAAGAGTATCTGCTGGCTGCCCAGCGCCTTGTCAGTCCTGATGGCACACGGGACCGACTGCTGCTGCCGCATGCTGGCTATGCCCGGCCCTGGAGCCCTGCTGAGGATAGCCGTGCACGGCTGGCTGCACAACGCTGTCCTGTCTGA
- the Adamtsl5 gene encoding ADAMTS-like protein 5 isoform X2 — MEELRPGEAERLVFGHTGRSPLFQNLLLLLWTLLSCGLGVTAQGPGEWTPWGSWTRCSSSCGRGVSVRSRHCIRFPGEELCWGDSHEYRLCQLPDCPPEAMPFRDLQCALYNGRPVLGTQKTYQWVPFHGAPNQCDLNCLAEGHAFYHSFGRVLDGTPCSPGAQGLCVAGRCLKAGCDGVLGSGVLEDRCGLCGGANDSCLFVQRVFRDAGAFAGYWNVTLIPVGARHIRVAQRSRNHLALMGGDGRYVLNGNWAVSPPGTYEAAGTHVVYTRASGPEETLQAAGPTSQDLLLQVLLQEPNPGVQFEFWLPQERYGPFQAQAQALGWPLRQPQPREVEPQSPESPAGPARVPTLAPDPCPPCPDTRGRAHRLLHYCGSDFVPRVL, encoded by the exons ATGGAGGAATTAAGGCCGGGGGAAGCAGAGAGGCTGGTCTTTGGCCACACAGGAAG GTCCCCCCTCTTCCAGAACCTTCTGCTCTTGCTGTGGACCCTCCTGAGCTGTGGTTTGGGCGTCACTGCTCAG GGGCCGGGGGAGTGGACGCCGTGGGGGTCCTGGACCCGCTGTTCCAGCTCCTGCGGACGGGGCGTCTCTGTGCGCAGCCGGCACTGTATCCG GTTTCCGGGGGAAGAACTGTGCTGGGGGGACAGCCATGAGTACCGCCTGTGCCAGCTGCCG GACTGTCCTCCAGAGGCCATGCCCTTCCGAGACCTACAGTGTGCTCTCTACAATGGCCGCCCTGTCCTGGGCACCCAGAAGACCTACCAATGGGTGCCTTTCCACGGGG CGCCCAACCAGTGCGACCTCAACTGCCTGGCCGAGGGGCACGCTTTCTACCACAGCTTCGGCCGCGTCCTGGACGGTACCCCCTGCAGCCCCGGTGCCCAGGGCCTGTGTGTGGCTGGCCGCTGCCTT AAGGCCGGCTGTGATGGGGTGCTGGGCTCGGGCGTCCTCGAGGATCGCTGCGGCCTCTGCGGCGGCGCTAACGACTCGTGCCTCTTCGTGCAGCGCGTGTTCCGCGACGCTG GTGCATTCGCCGGCTACTGGAACGTGACCCTGATCCCTGTGGGCGCCAGACACATCCGTGTAGCCCAGCGGAGCCGCAACCACCTGG CGTTGATGGGGGGCGATGGGCGCTACGTGCTCAACGGGAACTGGGCGGTCAGCCCGCCCGGCACCTACGAGGCTGCAGGCACCCACGTGGTCTACACCCGTGCTTCGGGGCCAGAGGAGACGCTGCAGGCAGCCGGGCCCACCTCTCAAGACCTGCTCCTGCAG GTCCTCCTGCAGGAGCCCAACCCTGGTGTGCAGTTTGAGTTCTGGCTTCCTCAGGAGCGCTACGGCCCCTTTCAGGCTCAGGCACAGGCCTTGGGCTGGCCCTTGCGTCAGCCTCAGCCCCGAGAAGTGGAACCTCAGTCCCCTGAGTCCCCTGCAGGCCCTGCACGGGTCCCAACCCTGGCCCCAG ATCCCTGCCCACCCTGTCCTGACACCAGAGGTCGGGCCCACCGGCTACTTCACTATTGCGGCAGTGACTTCG TTCCCAGGGTCCTCTGA
- the Plk5 gene encoding inactive serine/threonine-protein kinase PLK5, which produces MGSQAQASWLESSAWALRPDPNKAKWAQYQFLACWKNKWIERGSWRCFGAGTREALVATCRGCSWAQSAAQRGPPAAPLSSAQMEPAFLRDPGSGRVYRRGKLIGKGAFSRCYKLTDMSTSAVFALKVVPWGGGDAGHLRPRRKVEHEIALHSRLRHRNIVAFHGHFADRDHVYMVLEYCSHQSLAHVLKARQTLTEPEVRYYLRGLVSGLRYLHQRHIVHRDLKLSNFFLNKNMEVKIGDLGLATRVGPEGHCHRVLCGTPNFLAPEVISRNGHSCQSDIWALGCIMYTVLTGIPPFTGAPLSEMYQNIRNGHYPEPAHLSPNARRLIARLLAPNPAERPSLDHLLQDDFFTQGFTPQRLPPHSCHSPPIFAFPPPLGRLFRKVGQLLRTQCRPPCPFTPKEAPGPGEEGPELDLMEWGSERRAPYPEAPIYLLMQGTLRSDSAGSNGSPQLEVEAAIRKLRLCLDVGPVATQDLPGEQQPILWVSKWVDYSSKYGFGYQLSDGGSGVLFRDGTHMALRPPGGQVCYLPSRGDLQTFALRDVRGPLRAKLAVLRLLACYMQRRLREEGTASEPTPPAAPSLCLLRFITAPQALLLLLSDGTLQVNFGATQDQLVLCGEGEGLLLTHREPGQPRACYSLSALRSHGCVPAAYQCLLFAFHMLQSVQCP; this is translated from the exons ATGGGCTCCCAGGCCCAAGCCAGCTGGCTGGAATCCTCAGCCTGGGCCCTGAGACCAGATCCCAACAAAG CGAAATGGGCGCAGTATCAGTTCCTAGCTTGCTGGAAGAACAAATGGATTGAGCGCGGCTCCTGGCGCTGCTTTGGCGCGGGGACCCGCGAAGCTCTGGTCGCT ACGTGCCGGGGCTGCTCGTGGGCTCAGAGCGCGGCGCAGCGGGGACCGCCGGCTGCGCCACTGTCCTCAGCACAGATGGAGCCCGCCTTCCTGCGCGACCCCGGCTCGGGGCGTGTATACCGGCGCGGGAAGCTGATCGGCAAG GGCGCCTTCAGTCGCTGCTACAAGCTGACAGACATGTCCACCAGCGCTGTGTTTGCACTCAAGGTAGTGCCATGGGGTGGGGGCGATGCTGGACACCTGCGCCCTCGGAGGAAG GTGGAGCATGAGATTGCCCTGCACAGCCGACTTCGGCACCGAAACATTGTGGCCTTCCACGGACACTTCGCTGACCGGGACCACGTGTACATGGTGCTGGAGTACTGCAGCCACCAG TCCTTGGCCCATGTGCTGAAGGCACGACAGACCCTGACGGAGCCTGAGGTGCGCTATTACCTACGGGGCCTGGTCAGTGGACTGCGCTACCTGCACCAGCGGCACATTGTGCACAGAGACCTGAAGCTCA GTAATTTCTTTCTAAACAAGAACATGGAAGTGAAGATCGGAGACCTGGGGTTAGCCACCAGGGTGGGGCCAGAGGGTCACTGCCACAG AGTGCTCTGCGGGACTCCAAACTTTCTGGCCCCAGAGGTGATATCCAGAAATGGACACTCATGCCAGTCAGACATCTGGGCTCTGGGTTGCATAAT GTACACAGTGCTGACTGGCATCCCACCTTTCACGGGGGCACCCCTATCAGAGATGTACCAAAACATCCGTAATGGCCACTACCCGGAGCCTGCCCACTTGTCACCCAATGCACGACGCCTCATTGCCCGCCTCCTGGCACCCAACCCAGCTGAGCGGCCCAGCCTGGATCACCTGCTGCAGGATGATTTCTTCACACAG GGCTTCACTCCACAGCGACTGCCCCCCCACTCCTGCCACAGCCCACCCATCTTTGCCTTCCCCCCACCTCTGGGCAGGCTATTTCGGAAGGTGGGTCAGCTGCTGCGGACGCAGTGCAGGCCACCCT GCCCCTTCACTCCCAAAGAGGCCCCAGGCCCAGGAGAAGAGGGGCCAGAACTTGACTTGATGGAGTGGGGCAGCGAG AGAAGGGCTCCCTACCCTGAGGCCCCCATCTACCTGCTCATGCAAGGGACCCTGCGAAGTGATTCAGCAG GTTCCAATGGGAGCCCACagctggaggtggaggcagccATCAGGAAACTGCGGCTCTGTCTGGATGTTGGCCCTGTGG CCACACAGGACCTCCCTGGGGAGCAGCAGCCCATCCTCTGGGTTTCCAAGTGGGTAGACTATTCCAGCAAGTATGGCTTTGGCTACCAGCTTTCAGATGGGGGCAGTGGTGTCCTGTTTCGAGATGGCACCCACATGGCCCTGCGCCCCCCAGGAGG CCAAGTGTGCTATTTACCTTCACGCGGGGACCTTCAGACGTTCGCCCTGAGGGACGTGCGGGGCCCGCTGCGCGCCAAGCTGGCGGTGCTGAGGCTCTTGGCCTGCTACATGCAGAGACGGCTGCGAGAG GAGGGGACGGCGTCCGAACCCACGCCGCCCGCCGCGCCCAGCCTCTGCCTGCTGCGCTTCATCACAGCTCCACaggcgctgctgctgctgctgagcgACGGGACACTGCAG GTCAACTTTGGTGCCACTCAGGACCAGCTGGTACTGTGTGGCGAAGGTGAGGGGCTGCTGCTCACCCACCGGGAGCCAGGCCAACCCAGAGCCTGCTACTCACTGAGTGCTCTGCGGAGTCACGGCTGTGTCCCTGCGGCCTACCAGTGCCTCCTCTTTGCGTTCCACATGCTGCAAAGTGTCCAGTGTCCCTGA